A region of the Cucurbita pepo subsp. pepo cultivar mu-cu-16 chromosome LG14, ASM280686v2, whole genome shotgun sequence genome:
atttaaataaaataaaataaaatatatttttaataaaagtgaAATTACGATTAAACCCAAAATCAAAGGGGGCGACCGAAGGCCTTGAAAACGAAAGCGAAGGTGGTGAGGTTCCTTGAACCCGACGCATCTACTCTCAGGTTCGGGTTCGGAGTTTGGTGTGGAGTTTGGTTCGGATTTTGGTTCGGAAGTCGACATTGTGAGGATAAGAACgacccctttctctctctaacgcCATCTACCACTCTACAAGAAGAACCCATTCTCCCCCTCACCGCCTCCACTCTTCTGAAAGATTcatccctttctctctcctctttttctctctctagaaccggccaaaactctctctctttctctctgttttcattttttttttgataaatttcAAGCTGGCGATCGAAAACCACGATAATACTGTCCGTGAAATCAAGCCCAAGAGCAGAAGAATCATGGTATGACGCTTTTTaggctcttttttttttctttctactaTTTCACTTTCCCGCATTCGTAAAGGGAGCGAAAAGAAGTAGCCCAACAACTAAAAACAGACAAATTAGAAGACCCAAAACgaaacaaaagataaaagagtATACCTAAAGCTTAAAAGACCGAAGTGAAAGGGCGTAAGACAAGAAGTAAGTGACAAAGAGACAAGAACAGTAGACCCAAACCGTTTTGGTTCGATTCTCCCTTCTGGGTATtgattttcttctgttttctcATCTGGGTTTTGCTTAGTTTAACACTTTTTCATTTGGGTATTGCTTGTTTTTCGATTTCGGGCTTCGATTTTTCTGATTTGACTTCCCGCATTCTGTTCTTCCTTCACTGTTCCTCTGTTCTTGTCATCTGGGTTTGTGTTTTAGTTCGATTCTCCCTTCTGGGTATTGATTTTCTGATATTTTCTCATCTGggttttgttaatttttggattttctcaTCTGGGttttacttatttttggattttctcaTCTGGGCTTCGATTTTTCTGATTTGACTTTCCCGCATTCTGTTTTTCCTTCactgtttctttgtttttctcatATGGGTATGGCTTTAACCTCGATTTTAGCGTCTGggtattgattttcttttgttttctcatcTGGGTTTTGCTTATTTTCCTGTTTTTTCATCTGGGTATTGCTTAGTTTTCGATTGTTTTCCTCTGTTCTTGACATTGTTCTTGATGATCTCTGTTTCAACAGGGTGCTGGAGGTCCTGATGATGAAGACAACCGATGGCCGCCATGGCTAAAACCTCTACTAAGAGAAACCTTCTTCGTTCAATGCAAACACCACATCGATTCCCACAAAAGCGAATGCAATATGTACTGTTTAGATTGTATGAACGGCGCTCTCTGTTCTCTATGCCTCAACTTTCACAAGGATCATCGAGCCATTCAGGTCTTGAACTCTCCCCCCATTTTTTCACCTAaattcaaaccctaatttcccCGTTTTTCTAATgaaattctttgtttcttacAGATTCGAAGGTCTTCTTACCATGATGTGATCAGAGTTTCTGAGATTCAAAAGGTTTTGGACATTTCTGGTGTCCAAACTTACATTATCAACAGCGCTAGAGTCGTGTTCTTGAACGAAAGGCCTCAGCCGCGTCCTGGCAAAGGCGTTACGAACACTTGTGAAGTCTGTGAACGCAGCCTCCTTGATTCCTTTCGATTCTGTTCCCTTGGCTGCAAGGTATTGTTCTGTTTGGTTTCCTGGAAAATCAGTGGGAAAATCAGTgggaaaatttagaaaaaacccatttgaaatTGCCCCCAATGAATGCGTTTCTTTCTTGTTTGGCTGCTGAGAAAATTGGTgggaaaatgaaggaaaatccAAATGGAAATTCGTGTCATCAATGTGTTTGTTTGACTGCTTCAAATTCTATTGGACTCTTAATTTTCTCGGAAACCAAACTTCCCATTTGTCAATCCTCTGTAAcctgattttgattttgcagATAGTCGGGACATCGAGGAGTTTCCAGAAGAAGAGAGTGGCCGGGGTGGCGGGCGTGGCCGCCACAATGGCGGTATCGGACTCGGAGGACTCATACAGTAGTAGCAATCATAGGCGGAGCAAGAGCAACAACAGCCACAACAGCAACAAGTTTCAGAGTTTTAGTCCTTCGACGCCGCCTCCAACTTCAGTTAACTATAGGACGGCTAAACGGAGGAAGGGAATCCCACATCGAGCTCCGATGGGAGGGCTAGTTTTAgaatattagtattattacTTTCTCTTAATTACGCTAAGACCCTTGAAATGTAATGTAATTGCCACGATGCTCCTCTCCGATGCCCGAAGCTTTGTGAAAGAGGCCGGTGTTGGAGGCTTACTTTTAGAGCTTTGTATATAGAAGAAGCATAGATATggggggaagaagaagaagaaaaaaaataaggcAAATGTGAAAATATGTGATATTTAGAGgactaaaaggaaaaataagtTTGGTAGGTTTGAGtaattatatgaaataggTTGGGGTTATAGGGAATTATACTAAGTTTTGGGGTGAAGTTGTAAATATTGGGTGggatttttctctttcttatgCTTATTAGATGGAAAATGATGTTTatatgtaaaattaaatgaaaataaaatatattgtattatttcttttctctatttattattttattttttattttttaatatttagttgacttttaaatttttattttaattacataatctaatattttttatttttttaatatttttttcggTTAGATAAATGGGATTGGGATGAGATTATATTCTGTCACCAGTCccacttaatataaatatatatatttattctgTTTTATGtcgtattaaaaaatagttaattttgaGACTCTAActataatattaaaactttatgaaatatatattaatttattaaatttttttaataaagattatattgaaaaatgaaaattttgaattacaATCATGATGAACGGAGAAAATTTACGCGAACTCTCAACAAGGAATCTTCGccccaatttttaaaattcagaaTTTAAAGACTCggtaattttataaagttgaTGTATTAGGTTGAAAAGTTTTGGTAGAGATGTTCACCAACCTCCACTATCCCGTAGTTTGTGTGGTGTTatgttgagttgaatttttttgaaaaattgaaaattggatCCGTTTTGTctggttgacttttttttttgtctgatCAACGTGACCAATcctgaaaatagggttacaatccaacccaacttaTTCtgcttttaagattattacgaaaattaagaatatttaatatttgtaataaatgttaaatGCGTTCTAACTTGTGAACGTTTGATATTCAAGCGTTTTAAGATAAGTAGAATTATTTAAACAACTCGACAACTCAGCTCGAAAAGACGGTTGAGcgggtcaccaacccaatcgatttaaaagaaaaaaaaaaagtttttaactaaatttaaaattaaaaaatatagctaaaaaaaaaagaaattgaaatttgtaaaAAGGTGAAAACAAATTTCCAATTATGGAAGGTTTTTGACTACCAACATCCCAAGTGGCAAGTGGGAGGGAGGTGGGCCCAGGGCGGCACGTGTGGTTGCTGTCAGCCTAACACGTGTCGAAACAACATTCGCCGACAGTAATGAGAAAGCGGAATGGTATTCTTTCTTATGTGGGTCCCACACTTTCTGAGTGCTTCCGTGTGCTTCTCGCGTGGGTCCCACTCTTCCCTCAACATCAACCTACGATTACCAcctttaattttcctttttttttttttttcattttcccttattacaattttatatatatatatatatatatatatatatatatatatatttattattttttttaaaaaaaaattaccttaaTTTATGATTACGAGACATGTCTCATCTTCTCTCGAACAAATGAGAAAACATGTTGGGTATAGAGTAGACTATGAGACACATATCTCACTAGTGAAGTGAGAGATTATTGAGATTTATGTTCTAAAgtctcgtaattaattattttattttcccttttcccttctttgaactttaaaaatatatatatttatttgtttaaatattcAGGAGACATGTCTCATCTTCTCTacaacaaatagaaaaacatgTTGGGTATAGAGTACGCTCTGAGGCACATGTCTCACTAGTGAAGTAAGAGAATATTGAGATTTATGTTCTAAAgtctcgtaattaattatttaatttttaataataattatgattatttttatgaaaaatttcaagttaatAGTGTAATAACATGTGATTGACATAATGTTCCGAACTCAAAGTTGATTAtatgtttcaaaaaatatcCGAGGGAATTTTTTTAGTACTATGAATGTATCGTACATTCTTTGTTCACACCATGGCTTTGTctttataaatattctttttcaatgctAGTGGACCTCGAGACAAGAAAGTACGAGTATCCTTTCCTACAATGCCACTGTTCGTGTAAGCCAGAAAATGTTACAATCTTTTTTCTACTATTCAAATTCCTACTGAACGTAGTATAGAAAAGACGAAAAATAGAGGTAGGAGTACAGTTTTCGCACTCGGATTTCGATAGTAAAGTTTCGTACGCACGACTAGACATAAAGTTGCATTGAAGAGACAATTTGACtcgattattttttttttaatttttaatttttaattttaaactattttttcttttatattttcatgtaTTTAAATATAGATAGTTTTAATGAAGAGTCCCTCCCACACAAAactcttcatttttataatttttaattcaaaattagatgaggaaataataataataataataataagaataataatgtCACATCTTGGATATGATAAGTATGAAACCATAGAGACCACTCAAATAAAGCA
Encoded here:
- the LOC111810627 gene encoding uncharacterized protein LOC111810627, whose protein sequence is MGAGGPDDEDNRWPPWLKPLLRETFFVQCKHHIDSHKSECNMYCLDCMNGALCSLCLNFHKDHRAIQIRRSSYHDVIRVSEIQKVLDISGVQTYIINSARVVFLNERPQPRPGKGVTNTCEVCERSLLDSFRFCSLGCKIVGTSRSFQKKRVAGVAGVAATMAVSDSEDSYSSSNHRRSKSNNSHNSNKFQSFSPSTPPPTSVNYRTAKRRKGIPHRAPMGGLVLEY